CTCACTAGTACAGAATATGCATTAAGTGCCCTATATCTACCAACTATGTATGATATACACAAAGTTGGAAGATTATTTTTGGAACATGTATGTGtgtagaattttattttattaaaaaaaccatTTGTATGAGGCACCGGCTGACTGACTGTCTAGACTATTAGTCTGGCTGGAATTGCAATTCCTCTGTTACCTAATATATCCTGGTTCTTTTTTGCCTTCCACAACTTCTTTGTCAACCTCCACACATACAATGTCAGAATTGGGTACTTCGAACATGGGCTCCAGCAACAACTTTTCCTATGAGCaaagagaaaagtaaaaaaatcatgTATACAATGCTTTGCACAAAAGTAGTTCTGAGAGTCACTTCATAATAGTGGATACTGGACTGGAAGAAATCTGACTAGTTATTGTCATTAGGACGAAATTTACTTTGCAGATCTTAATATCCTGCCTAGAGATCCTTTTTTAAGCATAAGTTGTCTTAGCAAGAAGAATACTTACATTCTAAATACATTATCTACACCTAGTGAGGCTGATAACACCCCCTAAAAAAGGCTGCACACTTACCATTATAGATCGAAGACCTCTTGCACCAGTCTTTCTGTCTAGCGCCAGTCTGGCTATAGCCTTCAATGCATCCTCAGTAACAGTCAATTCACACTACATAcgtaaaaatacattaaattttgttgaaatatttcatttgtaaCTTTCCTAAGTCCATGGTTTACCCATCTTTCATTTAACAATAAATACATTGTGCAaaatcatttaataaaaatattatgaaaTAGCTAGTTCATGAAGTAGCACTTCTAATTCatcttttggaaattttacctaTGCAATGTATTCACCATAGAACAGATGTTAACACAAGCGCTTTGATGATTTTGTCATAATCTGCTCTTGCACCTCCcaccttccttttaaaaaaaaaataaaaatctcttttttGGGACAGGTTCCTTGGACTGTGCAAGTAAAGCAACAAGAAAACCACAGCTATATAAATACTAAAGCtaatatgtattaaaaaaatgGGACAAATTTGCACCTAATTTAGAGGGCTGAGTTATCATGAATGGAATAAAATATTATGGTTTGCAGATAATTTCCAGTTTGTTTGTATTAGATAAAAATCTTCAAGTACCTGCTTTTCAGTTGCAATTACAGTATGGTGTCTCCTACCATTTCAATATAGCTGCATAGTTGTAAATGTGTCAAGAGACTAGGATGCATTCAACACAAAGCAGTGATGAATAATGGGTTATGAAGGCCATTTGCTTAGATTCTGTACAGGTGTATTTATTAGTGGCCTCTctatcttgtctacactacagacctgaACACTTGTAACAGAATCATTTGTATGGAATGAGTTCAAGTACAAACCAGTTAAACTGTTTCCCCAGAAGCCATTTAATTTTAAGACAATTACTTTTAAGTTTTGCCTTGCCACCACACACCAGTGCTGTCCTAAAACATTTCTACTGCAATGTCCCCTGTCCATTCAGGGAGATTTCGCAAGACCACTTGCGCACGCTTGGACTGTAGTGGGAGGACTAGATGAACAGTTTCAGCTTGTCTTCATTCACAGTGGCACTAAACTGGTTCAGACTGAACCAATTAAGTTGTAACTAGTTATTAAATCTTCTGAAAGAATCTGGTCTAATAACTGGGTAGAACATTGGAggcttgtgcgtgtgtgtgaacaGTATTCTATAAATGTTGCAGGAGCAatcaattaatttaaaattttctaGCATAGATCGAGCTCTTGAATTAGGTACTAATGCGTTATAACACACATTATTAGAAAAAGGctgaattatatttttttctataGTACCAATGCACTAGGTGCTTTTTAGAGACAGATATGAAGACAATGTCCCTGCAAAGGGTTTACAATCTAACTAGACAACAAACTAATGAGAGGATGATGAGTGAAAGGAATAAGCTACAAAAAAGGCAAGCTGATTAGTGAAATTTAGCATGTCCTTAGAATGTTTGCAGTTTCTAGGAAGAATTTCAAGCATCTAATATTTTAACACTTCTGAGGGGAAGACTATGATTAAAAAGCTTATTTTGGAGGAAGCAAAAAGTGGAAGCATAGCAGATTAGGAAAAAACCCTTTCCCCAAGCCATAAGCTACTCAAATCAAAGTAGCTTTGAAACCTGATTCCAAAATAGAACACAAAAATATCTCGCTAATGGAATAATGCTAGTAATTCCATTATATCTTTAGTGAGACCAGGCAATCTTTTCCTCCACTGAAGATAGATATTTTGAAAATTCAGCAATTTAACAAGAAATTACAGCATACACAGTTGGCCAATATGATACAGTACCCTTAAGATACTGAAAATAAAGAATACATTTCTCATGTAGTTTTTTTGATTACTTAAGAGAAGCCCAATAAATGTAATAAGATCTTGCTAATCTCTTTGTCCCTGAAAATTAAAATTCCTAGCACCAAACCAAGTAACTAATGTAGTCACTGAAGCAATGAACAGGGATTCTCCCAATGAGTGGGGATTTATGCAACTCCCATTACTTACCATTCTTCGATAAGACGATGAGTTCATTTTCTTTAGTCAAAAAGCAGACAGTATATCTTTATATTGAAAAAGCCTTAACATTAATTCCATAACAAGGATATCAAAAGGATGTCAATTagtaagacaaaaaaaaaaacgaaCCTTGTCCATGCTGAATAATGCCTGGTATTGAGGAACAACAGCATTTCTTGGCTCAGTAAGAATCCGTACAAGTGTTTTCTCATCCAGGCTGTGCAGGGGAACCACCACAGGTAAACGTCCCACAAACTCTGGAATCATGCCAAATTCAATGAGATCTCTGGCTTCCACATGCCGCAACAAGCGATCTTTTTCTTCAATATCTTGCTGTGTATTGGACTCCCCACTTATGTTAGCGAggtcagctgctgcagcagcccttcTGCCTTTTCCCAAATTAGATGGCGTGCCAAAACCAAGATACTGCAAAATAAACACTGCATGTTCATGGAAGAGCTACAGTTACAAATTTGCTTTAATTTTAATGTTGTATGAATTAACAGAAACCTGTTGTAACATTTAGTTCTCTCAGCAAGGCACTAACACACAGTGACTACCGATCAGGCATGAAGGAATTAAATACTTTTCACAAATTAAAATGTGATTACATTACATATCTTGTACTAGTTGCTATGTGATACAAGCACCCTCCGATAACAATAAAGCGTACTCTTCCAAAGTGAAACAGATGATCATCTAATAAAAAAACTACACCAAAAAGCTTTACAAAGCTTGGGGTCAGAACAGTAGacatagggttaccagatagcaactgtgaaaaaacaggacagggggtggggagtaaggtGACTAtattaagaaaaagtcccaaaaaatgggactgtccctttaaaaatggaacatctagtcaccctatttaGAAATCTGCTGGAAGTGGGAAACTGACCCAATAATATAGCACTACATAGGCTTCTTATGTCATCCAAAAAAGAGCAAAGTCGTGTGTCTCCAACTGCTGATAAATAAGGGGAATTGAATATAATATTAaatagagagagagtgagtgtgtgtgtgtgtttttccaaTGCTTGCTCTCTGCTTCAAGCTTTCTATGCATCATATCATACATTTAAAGGAAATGTGATGGTAGGACACCTCCCCAATGGAATGGTTCACACAggaaccccatttttaaaaattaagagacATTACACCACCTTCACAATTAACTTTTTAGTACCAGAATTCAGTTTTCTAGGTGCAGATACAGATAAATACAGATAACCCTCCAAAAATCATTAGCAAAAGAGCCACTATACATTCAATACAGCTAAAAAGAGCTATCCTAAAACAATGTGTTCTCaccttttcatttttcctcctgctgatgattcTGTCAAGACCATTAAAGGCACCAGAAGCTACAAAGAGGACATTTGTTGTATCAACCTGCACCGTTTCTCCACGTAACTTACGGGAATTTTTTTCTGGAACGTTCACTATTGTACCTTCTAGTAACTTTAACAAGCCCTAAGTAAAAACAGAGAGGTAAAGGCAGTAAATAAAGAATCCACATTGTAGCTTTAGAACAGAATGCACATCAAATCCTGTAACCTACTCACACCGGATTCAATGAGACTGACCACCTGAATATGACAAGCAGGACTTGGCCCACAGGTTCCGAGTACTTGAGAATTTTATCCAAGGCCGCATCAAgagccagtggcagagatgggaacaaAACCTAGATTGCTTGTCTTCTACATGCCACCTCCCATATGagaagaattgtttttaaaaatgtttttcaaagttcTCCATGAGACATCAGTGATGAAGGGttttggagaaagtgaaaaaaCAGCATCTAGTGATTTTCAGTTTATGTAACTTGATACCTGAAAGCAGATAAGGATGATTTCTAATAAAAATTCCACTGAGGGTTTTTTGGGGAGTGAGGGAGGTGAAGAGCAGAATGGGGGCTAAGGAGCTTTTGATTAAACTCTAGAATTCAATGAAATACAAATCTATACACAGACAATATCTGCAACATGACAAGACAACATCAGGGACTTCATGTACTTTAACGATTTGATTTACAAGGCTGAAATAAAAAAACTGCATACTTACTTGTTGGACGCCTTCTCCTCCTACATCTCGTAACTGATGAATGCCTGGCACACTGCCAATCTTATCTACTTCATCCAGAAAAACAATTCCTAAAGTACAAGGAATATATTTAGAGAAGATGCTATTTGTAAGAGAGAAATATTATCTATCACAGAGAAGAGTGCCATCTTAAATAGAAGAGATTGCTATAGCAATGTTACAGAATGCTGCATGTTACATAAGCGACTTGCTGGATACCAAGAAAGGAATAACTTGTTACACCTGttcataatcatttttaaaattaatttactaAGTTTTGAAAATTCTTATTAATCAATCAGTTAGAAGTATATATATACCAAGAATGCTAAACTATTAAAATGATTCTTGGCACCAACTTACAGAATGTAATTGGGTCATGTAAATTTTACAGACAAACATCAGAAAATACGTGGTCCAAGTTTACCTTGTTGAGCTTTTTCTACATTGTAGTTGGCATCTTGCAGTAGTTTTGCAATAACAGATTCAATATCTTCACCTACATAGCCAGCTTGAGTCAAGGTAGTACAATCACAGATAGCGAAAGGTACATCAAGGCATTTAGCTAGAGTCTGAGCCAGCAGGGTTTTacctaaaaatttaaaaaaacaaactaatattTGTTCTGTAATATTCATAATGTATTTCTGTGGCAGTATACAAGACCACAAGCATTTTTCCTCAATGAACATAACCAGTGTGGCATTCTTCATCATCAGACAGCTAAACATTCAACAATGTTTTCTGGGTAAGCGAGCTTTGTCAAAGAATGTATGCTGTCATCTTTTGATTCTGCCAAGTTGCGTACATTTTAATGGCATTCTATTAGTTTGCTCAGGATTGCCTATGATACATACACTACAGTTAACACAagtttgtgtgtttatatattgTAACAAGTGTGTGCCAGTATAAACGAAATGTTATATTACTAGTGCCATTCATCTGTTAACTTTCAGGGCACTATGGAAACCCGATCTGTTTATTCAGGTTTTTGCCTGAAACGAAGAGTGGCATAGCCATACTTTGGCTGGGAGAGTACTGAGTAAATAATATCCTGTTATGTTTGTATTTttacatacatgcacacagactTCTGAGTAAAATATTATAAAAACTGAAatataatttttcctttttagaCCCTACAATAGCTCTGGCTTAGAAGGTGAAACAGCATCATCCTCTAACCAGGACATGTCATCTTGAGCTTGCCACGAGAAGTCTGCAAACTATAAACATTTTTTCTAGTTACAGAAAAGTTATATTTTTAACATGGCTTTAATGACTGATTACACAGTTTTCTCCCCTTAATGAAGGAAGATTCAGTAGCATAGCCTTTTTCTCCCTTCCCAACAATGCTAAGCACAGGTGGGTAGAGGACCTGTGAGTCATCAAATACCATGCATCACTTGCAGCTGCTATTAGGGGTACAAACCCCAGAAACCATCTTTGCTGCTGCATTTTGCTGTTTAAAAGATGTTTCAATTACAGTCATGCACATGGGCATTATTTTTCCTCTAGTGTTAGAGTGAATTAAAAATCAGAAGAGTGATGCCTTAAAATGAATAGACCAAAAAGGTAACAAGCAAGAAGTCAGTTCACTATGGAGTGACTGACATGGATGTCTATTACTCACACTAAGGACTTGTCaatacttaaaatgctgcatcgtTGTAACTgaactgctgtagcacttcagtgcagACACTACCTAAGCTGACAGGGTTCTCCTGTCAACACAGGTAATTCATCTCCTCTACAgatagtagctaggtcaatgggagaattctagTGCGTTTCTGCACTGGGAGTTAGGTTACTATAGCTGCATctagtgttccctctaatttttcccacccatgcgtggaatgaattttgttatatgcaccaatatggagTTGATGTGTGACACACGACTGTCACATTAGTGCACATAATAAAatgcatgtggtgggggtggcacTGAGAAGTTCAGAGTGTGAGAAGGGGCACAGAACTCAGgtagagggttggagtgcagagatgtgagggctctggttgggggtgaggggctcagggctggggcagagagttgtggtgcaggggtgtgagggctccagctgggaatgcgggctctgaggtgaggccagggatgagggtttgggtgcaggagagtgctcagcgCGGAGAGAGGACTTCTTCcagctctctccccccacagcagcacctagGCTTGGGCGggaagaggcgcctctccccactgcagcagctctggggctggggccacaggataGGCGCCCCTTCCCCAGCCGGGTTTGGGACAGAGTGGGACGCCCCATCTGCGGCAGGTTGGGGACTGGGCTAGGTGAGGCCAGGGGGCGCTGCTCCCCCGGCTGATCCCTGGGTGGGTTCCTTGAACACTTGCGGGCGCTAAATAGGCTGCTGCGCAGccgcacagcttacagggaatttaggCTGCGtctctcagggctgtggatttttcacaccctgagagacAGAGCCATACTGAAGTAAATTCCCAGTGTACAGTAGGCCTAATTCACTACATTCATCAAAATCCTAAGAGGTGGGAGCATCATTTTACACAATACAACTTAAGCTCACTGGGTATTCCACACCTCTGAAGATCAGGTTCCAAGTAGACACATTTTGCATGTCATAACCACATTTATTAAAGCACCTGCAACGGACTGGATTTAAGGACTGGTTATTTTCTGAGCATATAGAATTTCCTGATACTGAACTGTATCCAGGAAGAGTTTGCTTTGATTTTGTTCTTCCCTACCTGATTCCAGACAATTCTGTTTCCACGCTATCAGTCTATAGGAACTGCTGTTTT
This sequence is a window from Gopherus evgoodei ecotype Sinaloan lineage chromosome 10, rGopEvg1_v1.p, whole genome shotgun sequence. Protein-coding genes within it:
- the CLPX gene encoding ATP-dependent Clp protease ATP-binding subunit clpX-like, mitochondrial isoform X4, yielding MQQQVNQQMPQEKRGGEVLDSTHDDINLEKSNILLLGPTGSGKTLLAQTLAKCLDVPFAICDCTTLTQAGYVGEDIESVIAKLLQDANYNVEKAQQGIVFLDEVDKIGSVPGIHQLRDVGGEGVQQGLLKLLEGTIVNVPEKNSRKLRGETVQVDTTNVLFVASGAFNGLDRIISRRKNEKYLGFGTPSNLGKGRRAAAAADLANISGESNTQQDIEEKDRLLRHVEARDLIEFGMIPEFVGRLPVVVPLHSLDEKTLVRILTEPRNAVVPQYQALFSMDKCELTVTEDALKAIARLALDRKTGARGLRSIMEKLLLEPMFEVPNSDIVCVEVDKEVVEGKKEPGYIRAPTKDTSEEEYDSGVEEEGWPRQADAANN